In one window of bacterium DNA:
- the htpG gene encoding molecular chaperone HtpG: MSTENTESRESRKPEKRKFKAEVKQVLDIVINSLYTHREIFIRELISNASDALEKMRHEALLHDTYTDKEAPYEIRIETDKDNHTFTITDTGVGMTHEELTANLGTIARSGTREFLESVENRKELESEIIGKFGVGFYSAFMVAGEVRVRTRSYEPEAGGYEWVSNGVGEYTIEEADSLPRGTSVILTLKDDAREYEDETIIKNTITKYSNFVPFPILLKGEKVNTVQAIWLKSPSEVGDEEYNGFFKFISNSAEEPLSRLHITSDAPIQFSALLYIPAMNFEHFGLFKTKPSINLYCRKILIEQHTDKLLPDYFRFINGVVDSADLPLNISRETLQDNMIFRKLGKYLTRRIIRHFEDEAKNNLKKYLEIWDKFDMYIKEGIVADYENRKELASLLRFHSSTGGKDDYISLADYAGRMKEGQDSIYYLNGRSREEIENGPYIGAFRKRDIEVLYLFQPVDDFVLTALVDYEGKKLVSADSADIKLPEAKTAEQEREEKPALSPDEIKGLAVWMKETIGDSVSDVRESLRFMDRPAIIVNPDDAMTTTMRRVMKAAGRDMETGGEKILEINTRHPLIVRLKKLREGKSDKGFLQSCVRQIFDNALAEAGLLDNPKTMVDRVYDIMDRALRDEEQKQH; the protein is encoded by the coding sequence ATGAGTACAGAGAATACTGAATCACGGGAATCACGGAAACCCGAAAAAAGAAAATTCAAGGCGGAGGTCAAACAGGTTCTCGATATTGTTATCAATTCGCTCTATACCCACCGCGAAATCTTTATCAGAGAACTCATATCGAACGCATCCGACGCCCTCGAAAAGATGCGTCACGAGGCGCTTTTACACGACACGTACACTGATAAGGAAGCTCCCTACGAAATCCGGATCGAAACCGACAAGGACAACCATACCTTCACCATAACCGATACCGGCGTTGGCATGACCCACGAGGAACTTACCGCAAACCTCGGAACCATAGCCCGTTCCGGAACACGTGAATTCCTCGAATCGGTTGAAAACCGCAAGGAGCTCGAATCGGAAATTATCGGTAAATTCGGCGTCGGTTTTTATTCGGCGTTCATGGTGGCGGGTGAAGTCCGTGTCAGAACACGGTCCTATGAACCCGAAGCCGGGGGGTATGAATGGGTCAGCAACGGTGTCGGCGAATACACCATTGAAGAGGCGGATTCTCTCCCCCGCGGCACATCGGTCATATTGACGCTCAAGGACGATGCCCGTGAATACGAGGATGAAACCATCATTAAAAACACCATCACCAAGTACTCGAACTTTGTTCCGTTCCCCATTCTCCTCAAGGGAGAAAAAGTCAACACCGTCCAGGCAATATGGCTCAAATCGCCGTCCGAAGTCGGGGATGAGGAATATAACGGATTTTTCAAATTCATCTCCAATTCTGCGGAAGAGCCGCTGTCGAGACTCCATATAACCTCGGATGCCCCTATTCAGTTCTCGGCGCTCCTCTATATCCCCGCCATGAATTTCGAGCATTTCGGCCTTTTCAAAACAAAGCCGTCGATAAATCTCTATTGCAGAAAGATTCTCATTGAGCAGCATACCGATAAACTCCTTCCGGATTATTTCAGGTTCATTAACGGCGTTGTCGATTCCGCCGATCTGCCCCTCAACATTTCACGTGAAACCCTTCAGGATAACATGATCTTCCGCAAACTCGGGAAATATCTGACACGGAGGATTATCCGCCATTTCGAGGACGAGGCGAAAAACAATCTAAAAAAATACCTCGAAATCTGGGATAAATTCGACATGTACATCAAGGAGGGCATCGTCGCGGATTATGAAAACCGTAAGGAGCTCGCTTCTCTCCTGAGATTTCATTCGAGCACGGGCGGGAAGGACGATTATATCTCGCTTGCGGATTATGCGGGACGGATGAAGGAAGGCCAGGACTCGATTTACTACCTCAACGGCCGGTCGAGGGAAGAGATTGAAAACGGCCCGTATATCGGAGCGTTCAGGAAGCGGGATATCGAGGTGCTTTACCTCTTTCAGCCGGTCGATGATTTCGTTTTGACCGCGCTGGTTGACTATGAGGGGAAAAAGCTGGTAAGCGCCGATTCGGCGGATATCAAGCTGCCAGAAGCCAAAACGGCGGAACAGGAAAGGGAAGAAAAACCGGCTCTCTCTCCTGATGAAATCAAGGGGCTGGCGGTCTGGATGAAGGAAACCATCGGTGACAGCGTTTCCGATGTCCGCGAATCCCTGCGTTTCATGGATCGTCCCGCGATAATTGTCAATCCCGACGATGCCATGACAACGACCATGCGCCGTGTCATGAAAGCTGCGGGCAGGGATATGGAAACCGGGGGCGAGAAAATCCTTGAAATCAATACCCGTCACCCGCTCATCGTCAGGCTGAAAAAACTCCGCGAAGGTAAAAGTGACAAGGGATTTCTCCAGTCCTGTGTACGGCAGATTTTTGATAATGCACTTGCCGAAGCGGGGCTCCTCGATAATCCCAAAACCATGGTCGATCGTGTCTATGATATTATGGACCGGGCGCTCCGTGACGAAGAGCAGAAACAGCACTGA
- a CDS encoding SIS domain-containing protein, producing MSMTKTIRSIMKAHQLMAESMLSDTRLVTEIGRAVDTFSQTLLDGGTVFAFGNGGSAADAQHFTAELVGRFAMERPGLRAVALTTDVSVITSLCNDFGYDDVFARQIDALGRKGDSVLAISTSGNSSNVLKGITAAAGKGMNVVGFSGGNGGKMAGMCTVEILIPSHETPRIQEGHVLVYHILCELIEKAVCGKK from the coding sequence ATGTCCATGACCAAGACCATTCGATCCATCATGAAGGCTCATCAGCTTATGGCTGAATCGATGCTTTCCGATACACGGCTTGTAACTGAAATCGGGCGGGCCGTGGATACCTTCTCACAGACACTCCTCGATGGCGGCACCGTGTTCGCCTTTGGCAATGGCGGCTCCGCTGCCGATGCGCAGCATTTCACCGCGGAGCTTGTCGGCCGCTTCGCCATGGAGCGCCCGGGGCTCAGGGCTGTTGCTCTCACCACCGATGTATCCGTCATCACCTCGCTCTGCAATGATTTCGGCTATGACGATGTGTTCGCCCGTCAGATCGATGCGCTCGGCAGAAAAGGCGACAGCGTTCTTGCTATCTCCACGAGCGGAAACTCATCGAATGTCCTCAAAGGCATCACGGCCGCAGCGGGGAAAGGTATGAACGTCGTGGGGTTTTCCGGCGGAAACGGTGGAAAGATGGCGGGCATGTGCACCGTCGAGATTCTCATCCCTTCACACGAAACGCCCCGTATTCAGGAAGGCCATGTCCTCGTATACCATATTCTCTGCGAGCTTATCGAAAAAGCGGTGTGCGGAAAGAAGTGA
- a CDS encoding HD domain-containing protein: MRLCSIEECEDEVLGKSIYQDNGKLLLGAGYRISGTIKAKLLERGHSHVYVMEEGTEEVIPEDVISDEIRSQAKLEYANKINAITKQAEFKDLTYEKAVELLDKGYLKDVKITYDMRIIVEEILKDISSAGSKFLNAVMIKSDETYFLDHAVNVTVLSILLGRRYRFSKPELLSLALGSFLHDIGKIIIEQLKEAQQPKRAASLYKEHPTFGYLLIRDSSDVSPMETQIVNQHHEYQDGSGFPIGLKGQNLPPVKPVVRENKGYIYRLAEICCVANAFDNYVFNPKKEKQLSPEQSIKQIILDSEKIYNRDIIQTLLQVVPIYPVGTTIKVINIVDPHLVGYVGVVAKINDENINKPVIILTKNKFMKKIKPMIIDTSKFTTVELQILL, encoded by the coding sequence ATGAGATTATGTTCGATTGAAGAGTGCGAGGATGAGGTACTCGGGAAATCCATTTATCAGGATAACGGGAAACTTCTCCTCGGAGCCGGATACCGCATCTCGGGTACCATAAAGGCAAAACTCCTCGAGCGCGGACATTCACACGTGTATGTCATGGAAGAGGGCACCGAGGAGGTTATACCCGAGGATGTGATATCCGATGAAATCCGTTCTCAGGCCAAACTGGAATATGCCAATAAAATTAATGCCATTACAAAACAGGCGGAATTCAAGGACCTGACGTACGAAAAGGCAGTCGAGCTCCTCGATAAGGGGTATCTCAAAGATGTCAAGATCACCTATGATATGAGGATCATCGTCGAGGAGATTCTGAAGGATATCTCATCTGCGGGCTCTAAATTTCTCAATGCAGTGATGATTAAGTCCGATGAAACCTATTTCCTCGATCATGCGGTCAATGTCACCGTTCTGTCAATATTGCTCGGGAGACGGTACCGGTTCAGCAAACCGGAACTTCTGAGCCTCGCCCTGGGATCGTTTCTTCACGATATAGGCAAAATAATTATCGAACAGCTCAAGGAAGCTCAGCAGCCCAAGCGGGCGGCGAGTCTCTATAAGGAACATCCAACGTTCGGTTACCTTCTGATCCGTGACAGCTCCGATGTCAGTCCCATGGAGACCCAGATTGTCAACCAGCACCATGAATATCAGGACGGCAGCGGTTTTCCCATAGGATTGAAAGGCCAGAATCTTCCGCCCGTAAAGCCTGTTGTACGGGAAAACAAGGGATATATATACCGGCTTGCGGAAATCTGCTGTGTCGCCAATGCTTTCGATAATTATGTGTTCAATCCCAAAAAAGAAAAACAGCTTTCCCCCGAACAGAGTATCAAACAGATTATTCTGGATTCGGAAAAGATATACAACCGTGATATTATCCAGACACTTCTCCAGGTTGTTCCCATCTACCCGGTCGGCACCACGATAAAAGTGATTAATATTGTCGATCCGCACCTTGTCGGTTATGTCGGGGTTGTGGCAAAAATCAACGATGAAAACATTAACAAGCCGGTAATCATACTGACGAAGAACAAGTTCATGAAAAAAATAAAACCGATGATTATCGACACATCCAAGTTTACAACGGTCGAGCTCCAGATTCTCCTCTGA
- a CDS encoding DUF4838 domain-containing protein, giving the protein MGINSRHMVFFLRIMTFITVILCLITTPSGAFVLVKDGLPACFIVLRNDAPEAERYAARELTDHLEKMTGARLPIREAGKADAVPEIGHAVLLGRGSWLDLPRFREIGEDMDTLGSQSYFIRAYGADDSETLIITGATPRATLYAVYELLKFLGVRWYTPEVTKIPHTRTVDLKNIDIADFPCFPYRGILRGNDEILPEWTARLRLNAGYGFTERELGCAPEYLTLDIPLGTCFSTVDFEQHPEMFPLINGERTFGYDLCCFTSSRAKAAAADTIIARLSKNPSVTHVMLIPDKSGQLCRCSECEKAARTGGNAVDVMLAWLNGVAERVNRSAGQVSMVLVLPDSLDYAPKRNHLSRYTVVRLGDDRYDIRRPFEESVDEKVLTFVRDMRRWAQRTESVFILHPVGNSDYPAAPFPDFTQTFKNTLMYRNEFVQGMFFRFPCSRGVPFADDEMRMWVLSQLLWDSDLNGDDLAREWIKGVYGISWGPMLDYRKHLQKIAQSLEQPLTVRSDPGEYISGEWLSVADRIIQRGFAQSMTDSIAHRYVRKTRLNLWYTRLLIERKKIESSGISPDAKTSGTIAELLKKWETEMKESRYDRVSETETADQFARSLRTLIKPSGPSRNR; this is encoded by the coding sequence ATGGGAATCAACAGCCGCCATATGGTATTTTTTCTCAGAATCATGACGTTTATTACGGTGATTCTTTGCCTTATTACCACGCCATCCGGAGCGTTTGTCCTGGTGAAGGATGGTCTTCCCGCCTGTTTCATCGTACTGCGGAACGATGCCCCCGAAGCCGAACGGTATGCCGCCCGTGAATTGACCGATCATCTCGAAAAGATGACCGGCGCGCGGCTCCCGATACGTGAAGCCGGTAAAGCCGATGCTGTTCCCGAGATAGGCCATGCGGTGCTCCTGGGACGGGGATCATGGCTCGATCTGCCCCGTTTCAGGGAGATCGGGGAGGATATGGACACCCTCGGATCACAGAGTTATTTCATCAGGGCATATGGCGCGGACGATTCCGAAACGCTCATCATCACGGGGGCCACGCCGCGTGCAACCCTTTATGCGGTGTACGAACTCCTCAAATTCCTTGGCGTCCGCTGGTATACGCCCGAAGTAACGAAGATTCCTCATACACGCACTGTTGACCTGAAAAACATCGATATCGCGGATTTTCCCTGTTTCCCGTATCGGGGGATACTGAGGGGTAACGATGAAATCTTGCCCGAATGGACTGCCCGGCTGCGGCTCAATGCGGGGTACGGCTTTACGGAGCGCGAGCTCGGCTGTGCGCCCGAATATCTGACGCTCGATATACCGCTCGGTACCTGTTTTTCCACTGTGGATTTTGAACAGCACCCCGAAATGTTTCCCCTCATAAACGGCGAACGCACTTTCGGGTATGACCTGTGCTGTTTTACCAGTTCACGGGCGAAAGCTGCGGCAGCCGACACCATCATCGCCCGGTTGTCGAAAAACCCGTCAGTCACCCATGTCATGCTCATTCCGGACAAATCGGGACAGCTCTGCCGGTGCAGTGAATGTGAAAAGGCAGCCCGTACCGGGGGAAACGCCGTCGATGTGATGCTTGCGTGGCTGAACGGTGTTGCCGAAAGGGTGAACCGGTCAGCCGGTCAGGTTTCCATGGTGCTTGTCCTGCCCGATTCCCTCGATTATGCGCCGAAACGGAATCATCTCTCACGGTACACGGTTGTCCGTCTCGGCGATGACCGGTATGATATCAGACGTCCTTTTGAGGAGTCGGTCGATGAAAAAGTCCTGACATTTGTCCGCGACATGCGGCGGTGGGCGCAGCGCACCGAGTCGGTTTTCATACTCCATCCGGTCGGGAACAGTGATTATCCTGCCGCGCCGTTTCCCGATTTTACGCAGACATTCAAAAACACCCTCATGTACCGTAACGAGTTTGTGCAGGGGATGTTTTTCCGCTTTCCCTGTTCACGGGGAGTACCGTTTGCGGATGACGAGATGCGGATGTGGGTTCTGTCGCAGCTCTTATGGGACAGCGACCTTAACGGCGATGATCTTGCGCGGGAGTGGATAAAGGGTGTTTACGGTATCTCGTGGGGGCCTATGCTCGATTATCGGAAACACCTCCAGAAGATCGCACAATCGCTTGAACAGCCCCTGACTGTCCGCAGCGATCCCGGAGAATACATTTCCGGGGAGTGGCTCTCCGTCGCCGACCGTATCATTCAGCGCGGTTTTGCACAGTCGATGACGGACAGCATCGCGCACCGGTATGTACGCAAAACACGGCTTAATCTCTGGTATACAAGGCTTCTTATCGAGCGTAAAAAGATCGAATCTTCCGGAATCTCACCCGATGCAAAAACTTCCGGGACAATCGCGGAACTGCTGAAAAAATGGGAGACCGAAATGAAGGAATCAAGGTATGACCGTGTTTCGGAGACTGAAACAGCAGACCAGTTCGCACGCTCGCTGCGCACCCTCATTAAACCTTCCGGACCATCCCGGAACCGTTAA
- a CDS encoding divalent metal cation transporter, which translates to MSNFVVNNPITRFFRTVVGPAAIMAAGMIGAGAVSTRLLAGCWFGFSLLWVALYVIPMVIFTNDSASRVGIMTGHRGMLDMIKTELHPALAWFIFIPTFLLNIVINISQMSVMVEAAYGVFNIPLPAGGAVTPGKIMIVLCLVTLTVLGSVTGGFKRLAKVMTWLLMIILVCFIVVAVKGLLDPHTWVRLFKGLVPRIPENVQVLGSSDVRGGFTQLMAIAGQALPAAVFLSFGYFTSDAGYTEADLKQNFWKSVLNFGVIWGLFSVVVVVAGATALQDVYVGENGGLHWSQISSVAQAGNVIAPALPSSIDFLAKRIFSLGLFVAAFTTMVSVALLMVYFCLDIVGREWKFSPGYRLFQVLLALWIIVPGVLSPFWKLPALIQAIIAMAGNLILAPLAVLIIMLFINKKSYMGVHKANIGRNIMLAITFLFSLFVVVYGILKFLGQFGLTG; encoded by the coding sequence ATGTCAAACTTTGTCGTGAACAACCCGATTACCCGGTTTTTCCGTACTGTCGTAGGGCCGGCTGCAATTATGGCTGCGGGAATGATCGGAGCCGGAGCAGTATCGACCCGTCTCCTTGCCGGCTGCTGGTTCGGATTTTCGCTTTTATGGGTGGCGCTCTATGTCATTCCCATGGTTATTTTCACCAACGACTCGGCGTCCCGTGTGGGAATCATGACAGGGCACAGGGGTATGCTGGATATGATCAAGACCGAACTTCATCCTGCCCTTGCCTGGTTCATATTCATTCCCACGTTTCTTTTGAATATTGTCATAAATATAAGCCAGATGTCGGTTATGGTCGAGGCAGCATACGGCGTGTTCAATATACCCCTTCCGGCTGGTGGCGCGGTTACACCGGGAAAAATCATGATTGTTCTCTGTCTTGTAACCCTGACGGTGCTCGGTTCGGTCACCGGAGGTTTTAAACGTCTCGCGAAAGTAATGACCTGGCTCCTGATGATCATTCTCGTCTGCTTCATCGTTGTAGCGGTCAAAGGGCTCTTGGACCCCCATACATGGGTACGACTTTTCAAAGGTCTTGTACCGCGCATTCCCGAAAACGTGCAGGTCCTCGGTTCCTCGGATGTGAGAGGCGGATTTACCCAGCTTATGGCCATCGCCGGACAGGCGCTCCCCGCCGCGGTATTTCTCTCCTTCGGCTATTTCACCAGTGATGCGGGGTACACCGAAGCCGACCTCAAGCAGAATTTCTGGAAATCAGTGCTTAATTTCGGAGTTATCTGGGGTCTTTTCTCCGTTGTCGTCGTTGTCGCCGGTGCAACCGCGCTCCAGGATGTCTATGTCGGTGAAAACGGCGGGCTTCACTGGTCCCAGATTTCGAGTGTCGCACAGGCCGGTAATGTCATCGCCCCGGCTTTGCCGAGTTCGATCGATTTTCTCGCAAAGAGAATCTTTTCCCTGGGCTTGTTTGTCGCGGCTTTCACAACCATGGTCTCCGTCGCCCTGCTCATGGTTTATTTCTGCCTCGATATCGTCGGAAGAGAATGGAAATTCAGCCCCGGATACCGGCTTTTCCAGGTTCTTCTTGCTCTCTGGATAATTGTACCGGGTGTTCTTTCGCCGTTCTGGAAGCTCCCCGCGCTCATTCAGGCGATTATCGCAATGGCCGGAAATCTCATTCTTGCGCCGCTGGCGGTGCTGATCATCATGCTGTTTATCAACAAAAAATCGTATATGGGCGTCCATAAAGCCAATATCGGCAGGAATATCATGCTCGCCATTACCTTCCTCTTTTCACTGTTCGTGGTGGTTTACGGCATTTTAAAGTTTTTGGGTCAGTTCGGATTGACAGGCTGA
- a CDS encoding glycosyltransferase family 39 protein, whose translation MAKKTRIPVRAVRAAADIPAPFFENIGQWYESAESWIPWAVACLYTVFMAYIAFRYHTVGGLDVETDFYAELYPQAKKLVGGHFSPLNYGAKGPVYSFLLAGVYGIVRDYFKAAQVLNLLSSFLFIGVLYNLIRQVFNSLTAILVIFAVVTNFMFQNFTYQTGSDMPFLVLCVSSMYFLFRNSGTRDLVLSALFGILAFLTRYNGVFIVFGSMVFYAFEDIPVMRRMKRIGLWIGVFVVAGLPWFIPNWIATGNPVYNENYVNVMLEFYGNGSSGYGYENWEQMLPRRFTSLGDIFLYNPVYFLKKMASNAAGHFIWDMRALVEWRLGVCVMLGLAAFFFTKPDRRKLVFFSFGAVYFLILTLVFYNSRFSLYLLAFYIPVAVLPFSNTLITRFLKRFSWIPVAFLFLLTSTYAYTTTVDIIENIRYTPFFLKDMGEALAKQNIDKSAKLLARKPHAAYYAGLTPSMFPGDDVQTVDQLVTYCRKNGIEYILYSLVEVKYRPQLQELLDISKVHPGLEAMVASQFGVVYRVIPE comes from the coding sequence ATGGCAAAAAAAACACGGATACCGGTTCGCGCCGTCAGGGCGGCAGCCGATATACCCGCGCCGTTTTTCGAAAACATCGGACAGTGGTATGAGTCTGCAGAATCGTGGATACCCTGGGCGGTTGCCTGTTTATATACGGTTTTCATGGCTTACATCGCCTTCCGTTACCATACGGTCGGGGGGCTCGATGTCGAGACCGATTTCTATGCGGAGCTCTATCCGCAGGCAAAAAAACTCGTGGGCGGACATTTTTCCCCGCTCAATTACGGCGCTAAAGGGCCTGTTTATTCCTTTCTGCTTGCGGGTGTTTACGGCATCGTCCGTGACTACTTCAAGGCCGCGCAGGTGCTGAATCTTCTCAGCAGCTTCCTGTTTATCGGTGTGCTGTATAATCTCATCCGGCAGGTTTTCAACAGTCTGACAGCCATCCTTGTCATTTTTGCCGTCGTCACGAATTTCATGTTTCAGAATTTTACGTACCAGACAGGTTCGGATATGCCGTTTCTGGTGCTCTGTGTCAGCTCGATGTATTTCCTGTTCAGAAACAGCGGCACGCGTGACCTTGTCCTGTCGGCTCTGTTCGGGATTCTGGCATTCCTGACACGGTATAACGGTGTGTTCATCGTTTTCGGCTCCATGGTGTTTTACGCTTTCGAGGATATCCCGGTCATGCGTCGTATGAAGAGAATCGGGCTCTGGATCGGTGTATTTGTCGTGGCAGGTCTTCCGTGGTTCATTCCAAACTGGATCGCGACAGGCAACCCGGTATATAACGAAAATTACGTAAATGTGATGCTCGAATTCTACGGCAACGGTTCTTCCGGCTACGGTTACGAAAACTGGGAGCAGATGCTTCCCAGACGGTTCACGAGCCTCGGAGATATTTTCCTCTACAATCCCGTCTATTTTCTGAAAAAGATGGCCTCGAATGCTGCCGGGCATTTCATATGGGATATGCGGGCTCTCGTGGAGTGGAGGCTTGGTGTCTGTGTCATGCTGGGGCTTGCGGCGTTCTTTTTTACAAAACCGGACAGGCGGAAACTCGTATTTTTTTCATTCGGGGCAGTATACTTTCTTATTCTGACGCTTGTTTTTTACAATTCGCGTTTTTCATTGTATCTCCTGGCATTTTATATACCCGTTGCAGTGCTGCCGTTTTCGAATACTCTGATCACGCGGTTTCTGAAGCGGTTTTCATGGATTCCCGTTGCCTTTCTTTTTCTCCTTACCTCGACATATGCCTATACCACAACTGTTGATATAATCGAGAATATCAGATACACCCCGTTTTTTCTCAAGGACATGGGAGAAGCGCTTGCCAAACAGAATATCGACAAATCCGCGAAACTTCTGGCGCGCAAACCGCATGCGGCCTATTATGCAGGGCTTACACCGTCGATGTTTCCCGGCGATGATGTGCAGACCGTCGACCAGCTTGTCACATACTGCCGTAAAAACGGGATCGAGTATATTCTGTACAGCCTGGTCGAGGTGAAATACCGCCCGCAGCTCCAGGAACTGCTCGATATCAGTAAAGTTCACCCGGGACTGGAGGCTATGGTCGCCAGCCAGTTCGGTGTGGTATACCGTGTCATACCGGAGTGA
- a CDS encoding glycosyltransferase family 2 protein, whose amino-acid sequence MKLSIVMPVYNEHKTLREIINLVRKTPFEKEIVIVDDCSTDGTRDILKELGNEPDIRVFYHEKNMGKGAALRTGFQHVTGDIVIIQDADLEYDPDDYVKLIDPIVNGKADVVYGSRFLGSPHRVLYFWHYVANTLLTFFSNIMTNLNLTDMETCYKVFRRDVIRQITITSRRFGVEPELTQKIARLNVRIYEVPIVYHGRTYNEGKKIGMKDAFSALYHIIKFKFFD is encoded by the coding sequence GTGAAACTCAGCATTGTCATGCCGGTGTATAACGAGCATAAAACATTGCGCGAAATAATCAATCTTGTTCGGAAAACACCGTTTGAGAAAGAGATCGTGATTGTCGATGACTGTTCAACGGACGGCACACGGGATATACTGAAGGAGCTCGGGAATGAACCGGATATCCGCGTTTTCTACCATGAGAAGAACATGGGGAAAGGCGCGGCGCTCAGAACCGGATTTCAGCATGTTACCGGGGACATTGTCATCATCCAGGATGCGGACCTCGAATACGACCCTGACGATTATGTAAAGCTTATCGATCCCATCGTCAATGGTAAGGCGGATGTTGTTTACGGTTCACGGTTTCTCGGCAGTCCTCATCGCGTGCTCTATTTCTGGCATTATGTGGCGAACACCCTGCTCACCTTTTTTTCCAACATAATGACAAATCTGAACCTCACCGATATGGAAACCTGCTACAAGGTTTTCCGCCGCGATGTTATCCGACAGATCACCATAACATCCCGACGTTTCGGGGTCGAGCCCGAACTGACTCAGAAAATAGCCCGCCTCAACGTCCGAATCTACGAGGTACCGATCGTCTATCATGGCCGGACATACAACGAGGGGAAAAAAATCGGCATGAAAGACGCTTTCAGTGCTCTCTACCATATCATCAAATTCAAGTTTTTTGACTGA
- a CDS encoding class I SAM-dependent methyltransferase codes for MAHSPQRNRETAERLVRKLDPSYKQRWEVYDGILRRFTGHGARWLDGGCGKNIAIEEFPSDITIGLDIYRHPEVLHTAPVHFVIGDIRILPFRDDAFTLVTLNTVVEHFDNPAAVFSEIRRVLVPGGHVLIHTTNRHSPLILLGKLVPEPLRLLLMKKGFGAQERDVFRAYHRLNTIGAFSSVEGFELVERHVIQDLNWSNRPVFMALLLFHLITRLPGLWRLRTNIVALLRKKAE; via the coding sequence ATGGCTCACTCTCCACAACGCAACAGGGAAACAGCCGAACGGCTCGTCCGTAAACTCGACCCCTCCTATAAACAGCGCTGGGAGGTGTACGACGGTATCCTCCGGCGGTTTACCGGTCACGGGGCGCGCTGGCTGGACGGCGGCTGCGGAAAGAACATCGCCATCGAGGAATTCCCCTCGGATATAACCATCGGACTCGACATATACCGTCATCCCGAGGTTCTTCACACTGCGCCGGTACATTTTGTAATCGGTGATATACGGATTCTCCCCTTCCGGGATGACGCATTCACGCTCGTTACCCTGAACACCGTTGTCGAGCATTTTGACAATCCTGCGGCGGTATTCAGTGAAATACGCCGTGTGCTCGTACCGGGCGGGCATGTGCTCATTCATACGACAAACCGTCATTCGCCGCTCATCCTGCTTGGGAAACTCGTCCCGGAACCGCTGAGGCTACTGCTCATGAAAAAAGGATTCGGAGCACAGGAGCGCGATGTTTTCAGGGCTTATCATCGTCTCAATACAATCGGCGCGTTCAGTTCTGTAGAGGGATTCGAGCTCGTGGAACGGCATGTCATACAGGACCTCAACTGGTCGAACCGGCCTGTTTTCATGGCGCTTCTCCTGTTCCATCTCATAACGAGACTCCCCGGGCTCTGGAGATTGAGGACGAATATTGTGGCGCTTCTGCGGAAAAAAGCGGAATAG